The Spirochaetota bacterium genome includes the window CTTAATGGAAAAAATAAAAAGACACTTATTACAGTTAGAACAAAAGCAGAAGATATACAATGTGCTACGGAATGAATTGCAATATAATTCAAATGTTCTTTTTGCGTATGTACATGGTACTTTTCTTTGCAATTGCCCTTTCAATGATATTGATGTAGCAATTTATGTAGAAACTATACCAGATTCGGTGCTGCAATACGAGCTACAAATGGAATACATATTAATGGAAGCTATTGGGTTATATCAAGTGGATGTAAGGATTTTAAACAAGGCGCCGTTGGTTTTTAAATATGGAGTTATAAAAAATGGAATGCTTTTGTTGTCTAAAGATGAAGAAAAAAGAAACTGCTTCAAGGA containing:
- a CDS encoding nucleotidyltransferase domain-containing protein, coding for MEKIKRHLLQLEQKQKIYNVLRNELQYNSNVLFAYVHGTFLCNCPFNDIDVAIYVETIPDSVLQYELQMEYILMEAIGLYQVDVRILNKAPLVFKYGVIKNGMLLLSKDEEKRNCFKEETIRDYLDFLPYIKRYRKEVLCVTI